In the Sphingomonas sp. SORGH_AS_0950 genome, one interval contains:
- a CDS encoding transketolase family protein, with translation MKLADHLGDLLCDYAVDDDALFVLDGDLADSDGAYRFAARFPDRFLMAGIAEQNLVGVAAGLASTGSKPWAFSFAAFLAYRAYDQIRIGLAQSHQAVVLAGSHAGGLPGRNGKSHAAPNDLALMLTLPHLHVFAPADRLDLEWVTDTLVREPHGAYVRLFRADADALSALPGAARGAAGPVRVIAAPAPCTIVSTGLATHWCAALVQALAAEGRQVGLIHLPRLKPLPDLSPWLAGVRSIVVIEDHVTFGGLGSLLQAQAYGPAVHLWGWPVEFAGASGADDDLRRAHALDHDSLMSRLRDLMDDEDEAPC, from the coding sequence ATGAAGCTCGCGGATCATCTCGGCGACCTGCTGTGCGATTATGCCGTCGACGACGACGCCCTGTTCGTGCTCGACGGGGACCTGGCGGACTCGGACGGGGCCTATCGCTTCGCCGCGCGGTTTCCAGACCGCTTCCTCATGGCCGGCATCGCCGAACAGAATCTGGTCGGGGTCGCCGCTGGGCTTGCCAGTACGGGCAGCAAGCCTTGGGCCTTCTCCTTTGCGGCCTTCCTCGCGTACCGCGCCTATGACCAGATCCGCATCGGACTGGCCCAATCGCATCAGGCCGTGGTACTGGCCGGTTCCCATGCCGGCGGCCTGCCGGGCCGCAACGGCAAATCCCATGCGGCTCCGAACGATCTCGCGCTGATGCTGACGCTGCCGCACCTCCACGTCTTTGCGCCCGCCGACCGCCTTGACCTGGAATGGGTCACCGATACGCTAGTGCGCGAGCCGCATGGCGCCTATGTCCGCCTCTTCAGGGCGGATGCCGACGCGCTCTCGGCGCTGCCCGGCGCGGCCCGGGGCGCTGCGGGGCCGGTCCGGGTGATCGCCGCACCCGCGCCGTGCACGATCGTCAGCACGGGCTTGGCGACGCATTGGTGCGCAGCCCTTGTGCAAGCGCTGGCCGCGGAAGGCAGGCAGGTCGGCCTGATCCACCTGCCCCGATTAAAGCCGCTTCCCGATCTGTCGCCCTGGCTGGCGGGTGTGCGTTCCATCGTGGTGATCGAGGATCATGTGACGTTCGGCGGGCTGGGGTCGCTGTTGCAGGCTCAGGCTTACGGGCCTGCCGTCCACCTGTGGGGCTGGCCGGTCGAGTTCGCGGGTGCATCGGGTGCCGATGATGACCTGCGACGGGCGCATGCGCTCGATCATGACAGCCTGATGAGCAGGCTGCGTGACCTTATGGATGACGAGGACGAGGCCCCATGCTGA
- a CDS encoding galactosyltransferase-related protein, translating into MLTIVVTWRDRDELGRAMPSMVESARSVGGEVVIVNFGGDADRLATQLRDVSPPYRVIGGPEQRYFHKAVANNIGARFAASPILFFCDCDIILPDGLVRSLVDRLQAAPGHFATLAGVRETEVNARGGRHVVSFGYQLDIRTADGRRLQIVDNEEDAENGTRQAPGLLLVTKSDFLAIEGYNSQLHGWGWEDQDMISRLTLGGGLTRITQGYALHISHDDEGRIGAYPPVASRWESRDRMFRTALANYDEGRFMGSYSSDNETHCSFREVAPSPAC; encoded by the coding sequence ATGCTGACTATCGTGGTGACCTGGCGCGATCGCGACGAGCTTGGGCGGGCCATGCCATCCATGGTTGAATCAGCGCGCTCGGTCGGCGGAGAGGTCGTCATCGTCAATTTCGGCGGGGACGCAGACCGTCTCGCCACGCAATTGCGCGACGTGTCGCCGCCCTACCGTGTCATCGGCGGACCTGAGCAGCGCTATTTCCACAAGGCGGTCGCGAATAATATCGGAGCCCGCTTCGCCGCCAGCCCAATCTTGTTCTTCTGCGATTGCGACATCATCCTGCCGGATGGGCTGGTTCGGTCCCTGGTCGACCGACTGCAGGCTGCTCCCGGGCATTTCGCGACGCTGGCTGGCGTGCGCGAGACCGAAGTGAATGCCCGCGGTGGCCGTCACGTCGTGTCCTTCGGCTATCAGCTCGACATTCGTACTGCGGACGGCCGGCGTCTCCAGATCGTCGATAACGAGGAAGACGCGGAGAATGGAACGCGGCAGGCCCCCGGCCTGCTGCTGGTCACGAAAAGCGACTTTCTGGCGATCGAGGGGTATAACAGCCAGCTGCATGGCTGGGGTTGGGAGGATCAGGACATGATCTCGCGCCTTACCCTGGGCGGTGGCCTGACGCGCATTACCCAAGGCTATGCGCTGCACATCTCGCACGACGATGAAGGGCGGATCGGTGCCTATCCCCCGGTGGCCTCGCGCTGGGAAAGCCGCGATCGCATGTTCCGGACCGCCCTGGCCAATTATGACGAGGGCCGGTTCATGGGGAGCTATTCGTCTGACAATGAAACTCATTGCAGTTTTCGCGAAGTCGCTCCTTCCCCAGCCTGCTAG
- a CDS encoding M1 family aminopeptidase — protein MKTLRIVGLGILLALQPISTQAATPDESFDVIGYDLALTPDIANKTLAGHEILTLRATMDGLTELRFSPNALTIDYVTLNGVALPVRSERDALTFTLPEPLRRGRTVKLDVTYHGQPARGFATSANALYTSYFACDWMICRQNAFGDKGRFALRLRVPLGMTTVSVGTQTSRRPGPDGSEIHSWRAPRPYSPYLFGFAVGRFIQAGSTQLPFFSDVADAANLNARFADTPAMVDFYADKAGYRLPVRRYAQLLVKGNEAQEAATYAVLGDRAVPDRPNDPDDDWAIAHELAHQWWGNLLTCGTIQEFWLNEGIATFMSAAWKEHRYGRAAYDAEMEHARAALARARDAGYDKPLAWNGTYPKLGLRRAIQYSKGTLFMDALRSTLGDKAFWAGLRLYTRAHAGGVVTSHDLQRAMERASGRDLDPLFAKWVYG, from the coding sequence ATGAAAACTTTGCGTATTGTGGGGCTTGGCATCCTGCTCGCGCTTCAGCCGATTTCGACCCAAGCCGCTACGCCGGACGAATCTTTCGATGTGATCGGCTATGACCTTGCACTGACGCCAGACATTGCGAACAAGACGCTGGCTGGCCACGAAATACTCACCTTGCGCGCCACCATGGACGGGCTGACCGAGCTTCGCTTCTCACCCAACGCGCTGACGATCGACTACGTGACGCTCAATGGTGTCGCCTTGCCCGTGCGTTCGGAGCGCGATGCACTCACCTTTACGCTTCCCGAACCGCTTCGTCGGGGCCGGACGGTAAAATTGGACGTAACCTATCATGGGCAACCCGCGCGAGGCTTTGCGACCTCCGCGAACGCGCTGTACACTAGCTACTTCGCCTGCGACTGGATGATCTGCCGTCAGAACGCCTTTGGCGACAAGGGCCGTTTCGCGCTGCGGCTGCGGGTCCCGTTGGGCATGACCACCGTATCGGTCGGCACGCAGACGTCCCGCCGCCCCGGCCCCGATGGTAGCGAAATCCATAGCTGGCGGGCTCCGCGCCCCTATTCGCCTTATCTATTCGGCTTTGCCGTCGGGCGCTTCATCCAGGCCGGTTCAACGCAGCTCCCCTTTTTCAGCGACGTCGCAGATGCGGCTAATTTGAATGCGCGCTTCGCTGATACCCCCGCCATGGTCGATTTCTACGCCGACAAGGCCGGGTATCGGTTGCCCGTTCGTCGCTATGCGCAACTGCTGGTCAAGGGAAACGAGGCGCAGGAAGCGGCCACCTACGCGGTCCTGGGCGACCGGGCAGTGCCCGATCGCCCGAACGATCCGGACGATGATTGGGCGATCGCGCATGAGCTGGCCCACCAATGGTGGGGTAATCTCCTCACCTGCGGCACGATCCAAGAATTCTGGCTGAACGAAGGGATCGCGACGTTCATGTCGGCGGCCTGGAAAGAACATCGCTATGGCCGGGCAGCCTATGACGCCGAGATGGAGCACGCCCGTGCAGCGCTCGCCCGTGCGCGTGACGCGGGTTATGACAAGCCGCTGGCCTGGAACGGCACCTATCCTAAACTCGGCCTGCGGCGCGCGATCCAGTATAGCAAGGGAACGCTGTTCATGGACGCGTTGCGCAGCACCTTGGGGGACAAGGCCTTCTGGGCGGGCCTTCGCCTCTATACCCGCGCCCATGCGGGCGGCGTCGTGACGAGCCACGATCTGCAACGGGCGATGGAACGAGCGAGCGGCCGCGACCTGGATCCACTCTTCGCCAAGTGGGTCTATGGCTAG
- the cysN gene encoding sulfate adenylyltransferase subunit CysN yields the protein MTAYQPDALIAADIDAYLATHAAKSMLRFITCGSVDDGKSTLIGRLLYDSKTIFEDQLSQLEADSRRVGTQGANIDFALLVDGLAAEREQGITIDVAYRFFATEKRKFIVADTPGHEQYTRNMVTGASTSDLAVILIDARKGVLTQTRRHSYLAHLVGIKEIVLAVNKMDLVGHDQSVFDAIVADYAAFARGIGIERFTAIPLSGLTGANVTTPSPDMPWYDGPALLPHLETVAIDGDRAVAASFRMPVQWVNRPDLDFRGFAGLIASGRVSVGDRVRITPSGKTTSIARIVTYDGDREQAIAGEAVTLVLAEEVDCSRGDVIAAAENPPEIADQFGAKIVWMADAPLVPGRSYSLKLGTQLVGATVQPPRHVVDVNSQEERPADTLALNDIGLAEVYADRPIVFEPYSKGSALGGFILIDRATNATVAAGMIDHALRRAQNVHWQSAVVTREAHARQKGQAPKVLWFTDLSGSGESTIANMVEQKLHSMGRHTFLLDGDNIRHGLNRDLDFSEAGRVENIRRVGEVAKLMADAGLIVLTTFISPLKAERDMLYTLLPEGEFIEVFVGIPSDITNACLPPRVTKKIKPIIVNFKQLINILYVDSPPTQIILDISKI from the coding sequence ATGACCGCCTATCAACCCGACGCGCTGATCGCCGCCGATATCGACGCCTATCTCGCCACGCACGCCGCCAAGTCGATGCTGCGCTTCATCACCTGTGGCTCGGTCGATGACGGCAAGTCGACGCTGATCGGACGGCTGCTCTACGATTCGAAGACGATCTTCGAGGACCAGCTGAGCCAGCTGGAGGCGGACAGCCGCCGCGTCGGGACGCAGGGGGCGAATATCGACTTCGCCCTGCTGGTCGATGGCCTCGCCGCCGAGCGCGAGCAGGGCATCACGATCGACGTGGCTTACCGCTTCTTCGCGACAGAGAAGCGCAAGTTCATCGTCGCCGATACGCCCGGCCACGAACAATATACGCGCAACATGGTGACCGGGGCCTCGACCTCCGACCTGGCGGTGATCCTGATCGACGCGCGCAAAGGCGTGCTGACCCAGACGCGGCGGCACAGCTATCTGGCGCATCTGGTCGGGATCAAGGAGATCGTACTGGCGGTCAACAAGATGGACCTTGTCGGCCATGACCAGTCGGTCTTCGACGCGATCGTCGCCGATTATGCCGCCTTCGCGCGTGGCATCGGTATCGAGCGCTTTACCGCCATCCCGCTGTCGGGGCTGACCGGCGCGAACGTCACCACGCCCTCCCCCGACATGCCCTGGTATGACGGCCCCGCGCTGCTCCCGCATCTGGAGACGGTGGCGATCGATGGCGACCGCGCGGTGGCGGCGTCGTTCCGCATGCCGGTGCAATGGGTCAACCGCCCCGACCTCGACTTCCGGGGCTTTGCGGGCCTGATCGCCAGCGGCCGGGTGTCGGTCGGCGACCGCGTTCGCATCACGCCCTCGGGCAAGACGACCAGCATCGCGCGGATCGTCACCTATGACGGCGACCGGGAGCAGGCGATCGCGGGCGAGGCGGTGACGCTGGTGCTGGCCGAGGAGGTCGACTGCTCGCGCGGCGACGTGATCGCGGCGGCCGAAAACCCGCCCGAGATCGCGGACCAGTTCGGCGCCAAGATCGTCTGGATGGCCGATGCGCCGCTGGTGCCGGGGCGCAGCTATTCGTTGAAGCTCGGCACGCAACTGGTCGGCGCGACCGTCCAGCCGCCGCGCCATGTCGTCGACGTCAACAGCCAGGAGGAACGTCCTGCCGACACGCTGGCACTCAACGATATCGGGCTGGCGGAGGTCTATGCCGACCGTCCGATCGTGTTCGAGCCTTATTCAAAGGGCAGCGCGCTCGGCGGCTTCATCCTGATCGACCGCGCGACCAATGCGACGGTCGCGGCGGGCATGATCGACCATGCCTTGCGCCGCGCCCAGAACGTCCATTGGCAATCCGCCGTGGTGACACGAGAGGCCCATGCCCGGCAAAAGGGACAGGCCCCCAAGGTCCTGTGGTTCACCGATCTGTCGGGTTCAGGCGAGTCGACCATCGCCAACATGGTCGAGCAGAAGCTACATAGCATGGGCCGCCACACCTTCCTGCTGGACGGCGACAATATCCGCCACGGCCTGAACCGCGATCTCGACTTCTCGGAGGCGGGCCGCGTCGAGAACATCCGCCGGGTGGGCGAGGTCGCCAAGCTGATGGCTGACGCGGGGCTGATCGTGCTGACCACCTTCATCTCGCCTCTCAAGGCTGAGCGCGACATGCTATACACACTGCTACCCGAGGGCGAATTCATTGAGGTTTTTGTCGGCATACCGTCGGATATTACGAATGCATGCCTCCCCCCTAGAGTCACCAAAAAAATCAAGCCAATTATCGTCAATTTTAAACAACTCATCAATATTTTATATGTAGATTCACCACCTACTCAAATCATCCTGGATATATCTAAAATCTAA
- the cysD gene encoding sulfate adenylyltransferase subunit CysD, whose translation MTGLTHLQRLEAESIHILREVVAETERPVMLYSVGKDSAVMLHLAKKAFFPARPPFPLLHVDTTWKFQAMYELRNRAAGAAGMELIVHRNPEAEALGINPFDHGSRHTDMWKTEGLKQALTAGGYDAAFGGARRDEEKSRAKERVFSFRSAAHGWDPKAQRPELWNLYNSRIHKGESIRVFPLSNWTELDIWQYILQEGIEIVPLYFAAPRPTVERDRMLLMVDDDRFRLKPGEVPVDRSIRFRTLGCYPLTGAVESEAATLSEVIQEMLLATTSERQGRAIDHDQAASMEKKKREGYF comes from the coding sequence ATGACTGGCCTTACCCACCTGCAACGCCTCGAAGCCGAGAGCATCCATATCCTTCGCGAAGTCGTCGCCGAGACCGAGCGTCCGGTGATGCTCTATTCGGTCGGCAAGGACTCGGCCGTGATGCTGCATCTGGCCAAGAAGGCGTTCTTTCCGGCGCGCCCGCCCTTCCCGCTGTTGCATGTCGACACGACCTGGAAATTCCAGGCCATGTACGAACTGCGCAACCGTGCGGCCGGGGCGGCGGGGATGGAACTGATCGTCCACCGCAATCCGGAAGCCGAGGCGCTGGGCATCAACCCTTTCGACCATGGCAGCCGCCATACCGACATGTGGAAGACCGAGGGGCTGAAGCAGGCGCTGACGGCCGGTGGCTATGACGCGGCATTCGGTGGCGCCCGGCGCGACGAGGAAAAGAGCCGTGCAAAGGAACGCGTCTTCTCCTTCCGTTCGGCCGCGCATGGCTGGGACCCCAAGGCGCAGCGGCCGGAGTTGTGGAACCTCTACAACAGCCGTATCCACAAGGGGGAGAGCATCCGCGTCTTCCCGCTGTCCAACTGGACCGAGCTCGATATCTGGCAGTATATTCTGCAGGAGGGCATCGAGATCGTGCCGCTCTATTTCGCCGCCCCCCGCCCGACGGTGGAGCGCGATCGGATGCTGCTGATGGTCGATGACGACCGTTTCCGCCTGAAGCCCGGCGAGGTGCCGGTCGATCGCTCGATCCGCTTCCGCACGCTCGGCTGCTATCCGTTGACCGGCGCGGTCGAGAGCGAGGCGGCGACGCTGTCCGAGGTGATCCAGGAGATGCTGCTGGCCACCACGTCGGAGCGGCAGGGGCGCGCGATCGATCACGATCAGGCCGCCAGCATGGAGAAGAAGAAGCGCGAGGGGTATTTCTGA
- a CDS encoding sigma factor-like helix-turn-helix DNA-binding protein has product MSQLEHGPNLGGISCPALDGLPGASRLEELSERQRCYLRLVLQLKTSKEIAAATGTSPRAVDKQLLKANSLLGASTRFQSAQMLAAFEQGVEPLPGATALPIPAADFRLSRPWPTAEAAVNMLPWKQVAAWIVIVSIATPAGLTTAGMAYLTVLFLLGHRPY; this is encoded by the coding sequence ATGTCACAACTGGAACATGGTCCGAATCTTGGGGGCATCTCTTGCCCTGCTCTCGATGGATTGCCGGGCGCTTCTCGGCTCGAGGAGCTTTCCGAACGCCAACGATGCTACCTTCGCCTAGTCCTCCAGCTCAAAACTTCGAAGGAGATCGCCGCAGCGACGGGGACCAGCCCCCGCGCAGTCGATAAGCAGTTGCTTAAGGCCAATTCTTTGCTCGGAGCCTCAACGCGATTCCAGTCGGCGCAGATGCTGGCGGCATTCGAACAGGGGGTAGAGCCTTTGCCCGGGGCAACCGCTCTACCTATCCCCGCCGCTGATTTTCGGCTGTCCCGGCCTTGGCCAACCGCAGAGGCGGCCGTGAACATGCTCCCTTGGAAACAGGTGGCGGCCTGGATCGTGATCGTATCGATCGCAACCCCGGCCGGCCTGACTACCGCCGGGATGGCATATCTCACGGTGCTCTTCCTGCTCGGCCATCGACCATATTAA